In Drosophila gunungcola strain Sukarami chromosome 2R unlocalized genomic scaffold, Dgunungcola_SK_2 000020F, whole genome shotgun sequence, a single window of DNA contains:
- the LOC128256571 gene encoding LOW QUALITY PROTEIN: uncharacterized protein LOC128256571 (The sequence of the model RefSeq protein was modified relative to this genomic sequence to represent the inferred CDS: deleted 1 base in 1 codon): MYQMFCVLFILIFADAFAQGRSFEVSFQETYPTHFLSSDQESIHHKRAANVPQFFDQASFSFDGLTRVASVPVPFPLDICMLQLASVKYATALHKNADGERQFAVYAWRPAEQDYQLQVQMAAPKAVALDCLAFAGRGYIAVSYNLSEPLRHAREGSPIYELSPETGIRTVQYFSGTQLRGMYLRISSQELTLLQAFDSGAQCPYFKWMGRSFQRLGAIPCSNARRVEAFGIDYNDYVAVANYADADGRTATRSEIFRWDAQAQRFQLFQRLRSNGAVDVKYFSLPVNEVSRRHFLILGNTIGGSGAEVGEADTVVYVFEKGQFVPYQRLSFFAVERLLPVQHSLSEKFLLLVACNKQDVRIYNLNDWRFEESKVQFTEGALSRGVARMRSYEEGEHSYLVIANENMAANETNIFQPLYKQDQHANILRQQIIDWAREKRKQLEQVKVEQLLEKLEEKLRKREEKLQWSVIKQVKAKSFEDKHMNLTPKYWKALQLIKKALDALELKAISANSRHPRSAEKPNEEYDFKEVTVDTLVVHGTLQADRINGVDTKNPVYESVTAGKVFVSEEFTEPTRKQKKPLLEKLIVKNLTLEGKFNGVKWKDLLDQTLKRHGTSVQFIKAAVDVEHLKSEAVQVNTNEVNNRPVGQLIPVDGGNFIVQQDVQFAQPIQVNQLLVNQRLNHIHVDRQRFDVLLKQANHTQVIEGFKRFENVRVLEPITIAGQMMGAELRAISPAKVTHKSLQLHGDFVIDGDVTIGRLLQMRDLVDESSQRSAAETLMRALRLDEPLEDVNLNFLQPLIANDTELSFLNTQDLQNLVKLNVNEVQLVQANKVFPQNVEIVDGFGEVKWLNGIDTERLPEMLLTKSGNQTISTPIQLQALQADHVNSTEIVLNGLGLEDYLQVGKDQKSNGTLFVTQLDAEEIRVENLHLNGLLLGQPLSAIYEHGSKSLDSWHLPANFNGTIHAQNLWLNGNINQVKVAHLEQQLQQLAGNIKYVGDFSFEHEVNISSLSFGNSLNGISAQQFGRCWLESVGDQNFTAPQVVASLDSDQGIWLSGQLNNQTLDDLVTRSYRLNGSEHLQAVRFENPIVLQSELQLGQLNGLRVPEDVIYQTGGGHLTAPVSIEGSLEAADLCNLTSLNGYPLEPLEKYLSGHGLDTFVAENVKFAGAPSYRLLNGQVLNQLLDQVWLDNEQIELRGLAVDSAQIEGLLEFQGPINGHHVDHIRHNYFSRTRSNQMKTPLSFQHDVTFAQPPTANYVELRRGNGDALVDGTASNFSLDFDDFVAHTLKTAGVHAVSGKWKLAEASVSGNLRNVLINQLNLADDVARVDQYNDSNNPSLTIEALKIVKGASINRLHITPESQVAEVPMAKWVNEAAYLYGNHSIAGTTIMDNVNLYNDLNVKGPVNGVLWQPDKLLLRDKDQEVQGSLLVANSLPERQQIYSNNVENLWVDSVNGLPVNELLTNKAQNRQNLHVESQLIFTQPLTVGHYEVGSGNGLLDKDYKRKRGVIRNSIETWQQLQENVDAVRNRLAKPPKVLENFIVLQQLPHKAAHMKTTSLGNYDALTIWEQESKEAVLYIWQPDKQLFTRNSSSSALHAQLNKQILYQLPKDAETKQQIKFALLEFQCRGLQEANQIAIKCVDKQNNSREAIMASRDAKQLLLVAETDDMPILLRTSRAVELWKWSSGNYSLVDSLLVGQVEQMTRIQRGAGMESGYVALLASSPAAEIRIYRFNSDVSSGFHLDQVLMLQNSQQPRHMLFMHLPESEDLLLCVSNVRPQQPLTIYQHRGAAGFQQILGESALPEARALAVLQLPSQKLRLLSMATAEAVYLLQPQFTTL, translated from the exons ATGTATCAAATGTTTTGCGTTTTGTTTATACTAATCTTTGCGGACGCATTTGCCCAGGGGCGAAGTTTTGAAGTTAGCTTCCAGGAAACCTATCCCACACATTTCCTCAGCTCCGATCAGGAATCGATTCACCACAAACGGGCCGCGAATGTGCCTCAGTTTTTCGACCAAG CTAGCTTCAGTTTCGATGGCCTAACGCGAGTGGCCTCCGTGCCAGTGCCCTTTCCCCTGGACATCTGCATGCTCCAGCTGGCCAGTGTGAAGTACGCTACGGCTCTGCACAAAAATGCGGACGGAGAGCGCCAGTTTGCCGTGTATGCCTGGCGTCCAGCTGAACAGGACTACCAACTGCAAGTGCAGATGGCTGCTCCCAAGGCGGTGGCTCTGGATTGCCTGGCCTTCGCCGGACGTGGCTACATAGCTGTGAGCTACAATCTATCGGAACCATTGAGACATGCTCGCGAAGGATCGCCCATCTATGAGCTCTCCCCCGAAACGGGCATACGGACAGTACAGTACTTTTCGGGCACACAGCTGCGGGGCATGTACCTGCGGATCAGCAGCCAGGAGCTGACCCTTCTGCAGGCTTTCGACTCGGGTGCACAGTGTCCCTACTTCAAGTGGATGGGCAGGAGTTTCCAGCGACTA GGCGCCATCCCCTGCAGCAATGCTCGCCGAGTGGAGGCCTTCGGCATTGACTACAACGACTACGTGGCCGTGGCCAACTATGCGGATGCAGACGGACGCACTGCCACGCGGTCGGAGATCTTCAGGTGGGATGCCCAGGCCCAGAGGTTCCAGCTCTTCCAGCGACTGCGCAGCAATGGAGCCGTGGACGTGAAGTACTTCAGTCTGCCGGTGAACGAGGTCAGCCGCAGGCACTTCCTCATCCTGGGCAACACAATCGGCGGTTCCGGCGCCGAAGTGGGCGAGGCCGACACTGTGGTCTATGTCTTCGAAAAGGGCCAATTTGTTCCCTATCAGCGACTGAGTTTCTTTGCAGTGGAACGCCTTCTGCCGGTTCAG CACTCCCTTTCGGAAAAGTTTCTACTGCTGGTGGCCTGTAACAAGCAGGATGTCAGGATCTACAACCTCAACGACTGGCGATTCGAGGAGTCTAAGGTGCAGTTCACCGAAGGAGCCTTGAGTCGTGGAGTGGCCAGAATGAGAAGTTATGAGGAGGGCGAGCACAGCTATTTGG TGATTGCCAATGAGAATATGGCAGCCAATGAGACGAATATCTTCCAGCCGCTTTACAAACAGGATCAACACGCTAATATTCTTCGCCAGCAAATCATAGACTGGGCTCGAGAGAAAAGAAAGCAACTGGAGCAAGTGAAAGTGGAGCagcttttggaaaaactggag GAAAAGCTGAGAAAACGTGAGGAGAAACTGCAATGGTCCGTTATCAAACAAGTGAAAGCTAAGTCG TTTGAGGATAAGCACATGAATCTAACACCGAAGTACTGGAAGGCTTTGCAGTTGATTAAGAAGGCTTTAGATGCGCTGGAACTAAAGGCAATCTCAGCCAACTCCAGACATCCCAGATCCGCTGAAAAACCGAATGAGGAATACGACTTCAAGGAGGTGACAGTGGACACTCTGGTGGTGCACGGAACCCTACAAGCAGATCGTATCAATGGAGTTGATACAAAGAACCCTGTTTACGAGTCCGTAACCGCCGGTAAAGTTTTTGTGAGCGAGGAGTTCACTGAACccacaagaaaacaaaagaaaccaCTCCTGGAGAAACTGATAGTGAAAAATCTAACTCTGGAGGGCAAGTTCAATGGCGTGAAGTGGAAAGATCTCTTGGATCAGACGCTAAAACGTCATGGCACAAGTGTGCAGTTCATCAAGGCAGCCGTAGATGTGGAGCATCTCAAATCCGAAGCTGTCCAGGTCAACACCAATGAGGTCAATAACCGACCAGTGGGTCAGCTCATCCCGGTGGATGGTGGCAACTTCATTGTCCAGCAGGATGTTCAGTTCGCCCAGCCCATCCAGGTGAACCAGCTGCTTGTCAACCAGAGGCTTAACCACATCCACGTCGATCGCCAGCGCTTTGATGTGCTGCTCAAGCAGGCTAATCACACTCAGGTCATCGAGGGTTTCAAGCGATTCGAAAATGTTCGCGTCCTGGAGCCAATTACCATTGCG GGTCAAATGATGGGCGCTGAACTGAGAGCCATATCGCCGGCAAAGGTAACCCACAAATCACTACAACTCCATGGAGATTTCGTTATAGATGGTGATGTGACCATTGGACGACTGCTGCAAATGAGGGATTTAGTTGATGAGTCATCCCAACGATCTGCAGCAGAAACCTTAATGCGAGCCCTTCGACTGGATGAACCTCTGGAGGATGTGAATCTAAACTTTCTTCAACCCCTCATTGCCAACGATACGGAGCTGAGCTTCCTGAACACGCAAGATTTGCAAAATCTGGTTAAACTAAATGTGAATGAAGTGCAGTTGGTGCAGGCAAATAAGGTATTTCCCCAGAATGTGGAGATAGTTGATGGGTTCGGTGAGGTAAAGTGGCTCAATGGCATCGATACGGAGAGGCTGCCGGAAATGCTGCTCACGAAGAGTGGGAACCAAACTATTTCGACTCCAATTCAATTGCAAGCTTTGCAAGCGGACCACGTAAATTCAACCGAAATCGTATTAAATGGCTTGGGATTGGAGGATTACCTGCAAGTTGGCAAAGATCAGAAGTCAAATGGAACCCTTTTTGTCACCCAATTGGATGCTGAGGAGATAAGGGTGGAAAATCTGCACTTAAATGGCCTCCTCCTGGGCCAACCACTGTCCGCCATCTACGAACATGGAAGCAAATCGCTGGACAGCTGGCATCTGCCAGCCAACTTCAATGGCACCATCCATGCCCAGAACCTGTGGCTCAATGGCAACATAAACCAGGTGAAAGTGGCCCACTTggagcagcagttgcagcaacTGGCTGGCAACATCAAATACGTGGGTGACTTTAGCTTCGAGCACGAGGTTAATATCAGTTCACTGAGCTTTGGCAACTCCCTGAATGGAATATCAGCCCAACAATTTGGTCGCTGCTGGCTGGAGTCCGTAGGAGATCAGAATTTCACGGCTCCCCAGGTAGTGGCTTCGCTGGACAGCGACCAAGGCATCTGGCTAAGTGGACAACTAAACAACCAAACTTTGGACGATCTAGTGACCCGCAGCTACAGACTCAATGGATCGGAGCACCTGCAAGCAGTGCGATTTG AGAATCCCATTGTGTTGCAATCGGAACTCCAGTTGGGTCAACTGAATGGCCTGCGCGTGCCGGAGGATGTGATTTACCAAACAGGTGGGGGTCACCTCACCGCTCCAGTTAGCATAGAAGGTAGCTTGGAGGCAGCAGACTTGTGCAACCTAACCAGCCTGAATGGCTATCCCCTGGAGCCGTtggaaaagtatttaagtGGGCATGGCTTGGACACCTTTGTGGCGGAGAACGTGAAGTTTGCCGGGGCACCCTCTTACCGCCTGCTGAATGGTCAGGTTTTGAACCAGCTGCTGGATCAAGTGTGGCTGGACAACGAGCAGATTGAGCTACGAGGATTGGCAGTGGATTCCGCTCAAATTGAGGGCCTGCTGGAGTTCCAG GGACCCATCAATGGGCACCATGTGGACCACATCAGGCACAACTATTTCAGCCGTACGCGCAGCAATCAGATGAAAACTCCCCTGAGTTTCCAGCATGACGTCACGTTCGCACAGCCTCCGACGGCCAACTACGTGGAACTACGACGTGGCAATGGTGACGCACTAGTGGACGGCACCGCCAG CAACTTCTCACTGGATTTCGATGATTTTGTTGCCCACACTTTAAAAACAGCCGGAGTTCACGCCGTTAGTGGGAAATGGAAACTGGCGGAGGCCTCGGTTTCGGGGAATTTAAGGAATGTCCTGATAAATCAGTTAAACCTAGCTGATGATGTAGCTAGAGTTGACCAATATAATGACAGCAACAATCCTTCTCTGACAATTGAGGCACTGAAAATTGTAAAAGGCGCCTCTATAAATCGCCTGCATATTACACCAGAGAGTCAAGTGGCAGAGGTTCCAATGGCCAAGTGGGTAAATGAAGCAGCCTATCTCTACGGAAATCACAGCATCGCTGGCACTACCATTATGGATAACGTGAACCTCTACAATGATCTTAACGTAAAGGGTCCAGTAAATGGTGTCCTATGGCAGCCGGATAAGCTTCTTTTGCGGGACAAAGATCAGGAAGTGCAGGGATCTCTGCTGGTGGCCAACAGCCTGCCCGAGCGGCAGCAAATCTACAGCAACAATGTGGAGAATCTCTGGGTGGATTCCGTCAATGGCCTGCCAGTAAACGAGCTGCTGACTAACAAGGCACAAAACCGCCAGAATCTTCACGTTGAGAGCCAATTGATCTTCACCCAGCCACTTACCGTGGGTCACTACGAGGTGGGCAGTGGAAATGGCCTCTTGGATAAGGATTACAAAAGGAAACGGGGCGTCATCAGGAATTCCATTGAGACTTGGCAGCAGCTCCAGGAAAATGTGGATGCTGTAAGGAACAGATTGGCCA AGCCACCAAAAGTGCTTGAGAACTTTATtgtgctgcagcagctgcctCACAAGGCCGCACATATGAAGACTACCTCATTGGGTAACTATGATGCACTGACCATTTGGGAGCAGGAATCCAAAGAAGCAGTCCTGTACATCTGGCAACCGGATAAACAGCTTTTCACGCGCAATTCAA GTTCGTCAGCACTACACGCACAGCTCAACAAGCAAATCTTGTATCAATTGCCTAAGGATGCAGAAACCAagcagcaaattaagtttGCTCTACTCGAGTTTCAGTGCCGGGGACTACAAGAAGCCAACCAGATAGCAATAAAATGCGTCGACAAGCAGAACAACAGCAGGGAAGCAATCATGGCCAGCCGGGATGCAAAACAGTTGCTGCTAGTGGCCGAAACAGATGACATGCCCATTTTGCTAAGAACATCCAGGGCTGTTGAGCTTTGGAAATGGAGCAGCGGCAATTACTCCCTAGTGGACAGCCTTCTAGTTGGGCAGGTGGAGCAAATGACGCGAATCCAACGAGGAGCCGGCATGGAGAGCGGTTATGTGGCACTTTTAGCTTCATCGCCCGCAGCAGAGATACGGATTTACAG GTTTAATAGCGACGTGTCGAGCGGCTTCCATTTGGACCAAGTCCTGATGCTCCAAAACTCTCAACAGCCGCGTCATATGCTCTTCATGCATCTGCCGGAGTCGGAGGATCTGCTGCTGTGCGTGTCCAACGTCCGGCCACAACAACCGCTCACCATCTACCAGCATCGCGGGGCGGCGGGATTCCAGCAAATCCTCGGCGAGAGTGCCCTTCCGGAAGCGCGTGCCTTGGCAGTGCTCCAACTGCCCAGCCAGAAGCTCCGCCTGCTATCCATGGCCACGGCGGAGGCCGTCTACTTGCTGCAGCCACAGTTTACCACACTTTAA
- the LOC128256574 gene encoding putative N(4)-(beta-N-acetylglucosaminyl)-L-asparaginase GG24090 — protein MTRHLTGCLWLLCLVSMAFSDLAVTSSPKPTFTSAFSSKTTSPAGTDAPNTNKTMLPMVINTWNFTAANVLAWRILKQSKGGLRQTRNAVVEGCTKCEKLQCDRTVGYGGSPDESGETTLDAMVMDGSTLDVGAVAGLRRIKDAIKVARHVLEHTQHTMLVGDAASAFANAMGFESESLVTPESKDMWQQWTAENCQPNFWWNVHPDPKVSCGPYKPRPTPLTRWKEDRARNEYEIGRKNHDTIGMIAIDVEGNIHAGTSTNGARHKIPGRVGDSPIPGAGGYADNEVGAAVATGDGDVMMRFLPSLLAVEAMRLGKPPAEAAEVGIRRIMKRHKDFMGAVIAVDRLGNYAAACHGLEEFPFMVSSPARPDKPTRLETVKCIANPEKLNIVPL, from the exons ATGACAAGACACTTGACAGGGTGCCTTTGGCTGCTTTGTTTGGTCTCGATGGCGTTTTCCGACCTGGCGGTGACCAGTTCGCCCAAACCAACGTTTACATCGGCGTTTAG CTCTAAAACCACTTCCCCCGCCGGTACCGATGCTCCAAATACGAATAAGACCATGCTGCCCATGGTGATCAACACCTGGAACTTCACGGCCGCCAATGTGCTGGCCTGGCGGATCCTCAAGCAGAGCAAGGGCGGCCTGCGGCAGACGCGCAACGCCGTGGTGGAGGGCTGCACCAAGTGCGAGAAGCTGCAGTGCGACCGCACAGTGGGCTACGGCGGATCTCCGGACGAGTCGGGCGAGACCACGCTGGACGCCATGGTCATGGACGGCAGCACCTTGGATGTGGGCGCAGTGGCCGGGCTGCGGCGCATAAAGGACGCCATCAAGGTGGCCCGTCATGTGCTGGAGCACACTCAGCACACCATGCTGGTGGGCGATGCAGCGTCCGCCTTTGCCAACGCCATGGGATTCGAGTCGGAGTCGCTGGTCACGCCGGAGTCGAAGGACATGTGGCAGCAGTGGACGGCCGAGAACTGCCAGCCGAACTTCTGGTGGAACGTGCACCCGGATCCCAAGGTCTCGTGCGGCCCATACAAACCTCGACCAACCCCACTGACCcgctggaaggaggatcgggcTCGAAATGAGTACGAGATCGGGCGCAAGAACCACGACACCATCGGCATGATAGCCATCGACGTGGAGGGCAACATCCATGCGGGCACATCCACCAACGGGGCACGCCACAAGATTCCCGGACGCGTTGGGGATTCCCCGATTCCGGGTGCCGGTGGCTATGCGGACAACGAGGTGGGTGCCGCTGTGGCCACCGGAGACGGGGATGTGATGATGCGCTTCCTGCCCTCGCTCCTGGCTGTGGAGGCCATGCGATTGGGAAAACCGCCTGCAGAGGCCGCCGAAGTAGGCATCCGGAGGATAATGAAGCGCCACAAGGACTTCATGGGCGCTGTCATCGCCGTGGATCGCCTAGGAAACTATGCAGCCGCCTGTCACGGGTTAGAGGAGTTCCCCTTCATGGTCAGTAGTCCAGCACGGCCGGACAAGCCGACCCGCCTGGAAACGGTCAAGTGCATTGCAAATccggaaaaattaaatatagtgCCGTTGTAA
- the LOC128256572 gene encoding uncharacterized protein LOC128256572 produces the protein MAIQLDKILQDIAKEKVLHPNNGGSSKQEQEEAWARIGRLNKLSVHESRSIFIVLQKKYEQEKLKGNSAWKLFGLMHQIHQEPKVTVKEEDEHGPMDEVEEYEMLEVQEPEEEDEANQYGQPANSTGSASSDGESPTKSHSTGSPDKDERTYTKPNVDTPRPAFEEKKLLNTLANNTPRSTTNSTLSAAAAVLQKKGITVKKTPAAAAGAAPKSTLSQPPPASGQRSGSSRTTIQLPDSLKRKLSEEYTSSAAHKKQTKTTSPKQAAPSAAATPAPAVVPENLPAATVVHTTTAQLMQVKKEREDNQTPPPGINIITIPASQQINGGGGGGGPTSSTAATIASTSVASTNGFSPHIEELDFKNDIIFDSKINAAPSNAPEIINLGNFDNSLPPTFFKNLCNSSRHESLGLYVANVMNRLSSRASAKLELGILRAILDVQSDELEQ, from the exons ATGGCAATTCAACTGGACAAGATTCTGCAGGACATCGCCAAGGAGAAGGTGCTGCATCCAAACAATGGCGGCTCGAgcaagcaggagcaggaggaggcgTGGGCCAGGATCGGGCGCCTCAACAAGCTGTCCGTGCACGAGTCGCGCTCTATCTTCATTGTGCTGCAGAAGAAGTACGAGCAGGAGAAGCTCAAGGGCAACTCGGCTTGGAAGCTGTTCGGCCTGATGCACCAGATCCACCAGGAGCCCAAGGTCACAGTCAAGGAGGAAGA CGAACACGGGCCCATGGACGAGGTGGAGGAGTACGAGATGCTGGAGGTGCAGGAGCCGGAGGAGGAAGACGAGGCCAACCAGTACGGACAGCCGGCCAACTCCACCGGATCGGCCTCCTCCGACGGCGAGAGCCCCACAAAGTCTCACAGCACCGGCTCGCCGGACAAGGACGAACGGACATACACAAAGCCCAACGTGGACACTCCGCGACCAGCCTTCGAGGAGAAGAAGCTGCTCAATACGCTGGCCAACAACACTCCGCGCTCCACGACGAATAGCACGCTGTCCGCCGCCGCAGCAGTGCTCCAGAAGAAGGGAATCACCGTGAAGAAAAcgcctgcagcagcagcaggagctgcGCCGAAATCCACGTTGAGCCAGCCGCCACCAGCCAGTGGCCAGAGATCTGGCTCCTCGCGCACCACCATCCAGCTGCCAGATTCACTGAAGCGCAAACTCTCCGAGGAGTACACTTCCTCCGCGGCACACAAAAAACAGACCAAGACTACAAGCCCCAAGCAGGCAGCTCCGTCTGCAGCCGCCACTCCAGCGCCTGCCGTCGTGCCAGAGAACTTGCCGGCCGCCACTGTGGTGCACACAACCACTGCCCAGCTGATGCAGGTGAAGAAGGAGCGCGAGGACAACCAGACGCCGCCGCCGGGCATCAACATCATCACCATTCCGGCGTCGCAACAGATCaacggtggcggcggcggtggaggACCCACCTCGTCGACGGCCGCCACGATTGCTTCCACCTCAGTGGCCTCCACCAACGGCTTCTCGCCGCACATCGAGGAGCTGGACTTCAAGAACGACATCATCTTCGATTCGAAGATCAACGCCGCCCCCTCCAACGCACCCGAGATTATCAACCTTGGCAACTTCGACAACTCGCTGCCGCCGACCTTCTTCAAGAACTTGTGCAACTCGTCGCGGCACGAGTCGCTTGGACTGTACGTGGCCAATGTGATGAACCGACTCTCTTCGCGAGCCTCCGCCAAGCTGGAGCTGGGCATTTTGCGCGCCATACTCGATGTGCAGAGCGACGAACTGGAGCAGTAG
- the LOC128256578 gene encoding RWD domain-containing protein 2A → MAEEELQTYRRCIGQQLEELELLSSIYCAAGELQLLDAGVVADFNEFLEEDMDKPTAASLLSHLEYVVKLSLPAKQSVEVRVELPHLYPILEQPLVSVHTPLLGKSKEQRLKIDMEQFQSQRRQEDAEPYIFQLLSWLQEYIEELIKRPAAEFVETSAVPDQPPDQPQPAASQLERIWIYSHHIKSTAKRQELIRQARQLQLTGFSRPGKPGIICVEGEAENVQTFWRTIRALRWQKISLVRTEPRQRRRGFEDFSEQLFNAEEGVMNMGQFIRFLEEHGFGYMKSELFGLA, encoded by the coding sequence ATGGCCGAGGAGGAGCTGCAGACCTACCGCCGCTGCATTGGTCagcagctggaggagctggagctgctgAGCTCCATATACTGCGCCGCCGGAGAGCTGCAGCTGCTCGATGCCGGGGTGGTGGCCGATTTCAATGAGTTTCTCGAGGAGGATATGGACAAACCCACCGCCGCCAGTCTTCTGTCGCATCTGGAGTATGTGGTGAAGTTGAGTCTGCCCGCCAAGCAAAGCGTGGAAGTTCGCGTGGAGCTGCCCCATCTGTATCCGATCTTGGAGCAGCCACTGGTCAGTGTGCACACTCCACTGCTGGGGAAGTCCAAAGAGCAGCGCCTGAAGATTGACATGGAGCAGTTCCAGAGCCAGAGGCGGCAGGAAGACGCCGAGCCGTATATTTTCCAGCTTCTAAGCTGGCTGCAGGAGTACATCGAGGAGCTCATAAAACGACCGGCGGCCGAGTTTGTTGAGACATCGGCGGTACCAGATCAGCCACCAGATCAGCCACAGCCCGCCGCCTCCCAACTCGAGCGTATATGGATCTACTCGCACCACATCAAATCCACAGCCAAGCGGCAAGAACTCATTCGCCAGGCGCGCCAGTTGCAACTCACTGGCTTCAGTAGACCCGGAAAACCCGGCATCATCTGCGTGGAAGGTGAGGCCGAGAATGTCCAGACCTTCTGGCGCACCATTAGGGCGCTGCGATGGCAAAAGATCAGCCTGGTGCGAACGGAGCCACGACAGCGCAGGCGGGGATTCGAGGACTTTAGCGAACAGCTCTTCAACGCCGAGGAGGGAGTGATGAACATGGGCCAGTTCATCCGGTTCCTCGAGGAGCACGGCTTCGGCTACATGAAGTCTGAATTGTTTGGTTTAGCCTGA
- the LOC128256573 gene encoding LOW QUALITY PROTEIN: neuropeptide FF receptor 2 (The sequence of the model RefSeq protein was modified relative to this genomic sequence to represent the inferred CDS: deleted 1 base in 1 codon), which yields MGTNSSNDEFDFSKWDFPAERIWLHKSNGEITLKIGTFLPLIAFGLYGNITMVYLIAANRSLRSPTNLIIANMAVADLLTLAICPAMFMVNDFYQNYQLGGVGCKLEGFLVVVFLITAVLNLSVVSYDRLTAIVLPMETRLTVRGAQIVVVCTWVLGILLASPLALYRAYRVRVWKNFTERYCKENTVVLPKYWYVLITILVWLPLGIMLICYIAIFYKLDRYEKRVLRRENPLTVSYKRSVAKTLFIVVVVFAVLRLPFTILVVLREKYFAADVSVSSGMQIFWYISQYLMFLNAAVNPLIYGFNNENFRRAYYQISWVRRWRDAGKMKKVSKTSKHCCYCAFMKKGKRKMAEPQQPKNVEEDMSKDISSEEAMARTTEGIRDDSADVLSSEIEADGYI from the exons ATGGGCACCAATTCAAGCAACGATGAA TTCGACTTCAGCAAGTGGGATTTCCCAGCGGAGCGCATCTGGCTGCACAAATCGAATGGTGAAATCACCTTGAAGATCGGCACTTTCCTGCCGCTGATTGCCTTTGGTCTGTATGGTAACATCACCATGGTCTATCTGATAGCCGCCAATCGCTCCCTGCGGTCGCCCACCAACCTCATCATTGCCAACATGGCCGTGGCGGACCTGCTCACGCTGGCCATCTGCCCGGCCATGTTCATGGTGAACGACTTCTATCAGAACTACCAGTTGGGCGGCGTGGGCTGCAAGCTGGAGGGCTTCCTGGTAGTGGTGTTCCTCATCACAGCCGTGCTCAATCTGTCGGTGGTCAGCTACGATCGCCTCACGGCCATCGTGCTGCCCATGGAGACGAGACTCACTGTGAGGGGAGCCCAGATCGTGGTGGTCTGCACCTGGGTCCTGGGCATCCTGTTGGCCTCACCTCTGGCTCTGTATCGGGCGTACAGGGTGCGGGTGTGGAAGAACTTCACGGAGCGTTAC TGCAAGGAGAACACCGTAGTGCTGCCCAAATACTGGTATGTGCTGATCACCATTCTGGTGTGGCTGCCACTGGGCATCATGCTCATCTGCTACATAGCCATCTTCTATAAG CTGGATCGGTATGAAAAACGAGTCCTGCGTCGCGAGAATCCCCTAACAGTCAGCTACAAACGCAGCGTGGCCAAAACGCTCTTCATCGTGGTCGTGGTTTTTGCAGTTCTCCGGCTGCCCTTCACCATCCTCGTGGTTCTACGTGAGAAATACTTTGCCGCGGATGTCTCCGTGAGCAGCGGAATGCAAATCTTCTGGTACATTTCACAGTACTTGATGTTTCTCAATGCCGCCGTCAATCCGCTCATCTATGGTTTCAACAACGAGAACTTTAGGCGGGCCTACTATCAAATCTCCTGGGTTCGTCGGTGGCGAGATGCTGGGAAAATGAAGAAGGTTTCCAAAACATCGAAACACTGCTGCTACTGCGCTTTCATGAAAAAGGGCAAACGTAAGATGGCGGAGCCACAGCAGCCAAAAAATGTTGAGGAGGACATGAGCAAGGATATATCCTCAGAGGAAGCCATGGCCAGGACAACTGAGGGAATTCGAGATGATTCCGCTGATGTGCTATCCTCAGAAATTGAGGCTGATGGGTATATATAG